From a single Carassius carassius chromosome 8, fCarCar2.1, whole genome shotgun sequence genomic region:
- the LOC132144841 gene encoding uncharacterized protein LOC132144841, with product MPLELVKIREFNKENLKTCGLQLICHVMQEFRKEQNKLRTYVTEILHSIFFLGIIHEDCLTPEDILTAQTEIVRQEFPEPFRKYKSHLPKRTPFSVLLDIMQLTLGTKENMKEKLCSLMKKMKFPYPLHKPANKNQRYYTLESTVICICSNSLYTSQEYVGASLGCRTEKAKSTMIYSSCINAWHEYVSYAVMSFAHQKEGDSLQFHESLQCQAYIRNWKDNTYKEIQPCMNCTRLFNLPEGTEQEHYPYGNCAETECLSKLLMDDQFMRENIEIKNYTTDKLNMLKDRTRERLREKLASIPSLSDINRDDLLTHVMNPHT from the exons ATGCCACTTGAGTTGGTGAAGATCCGTGAGTTTAACAAGGAGAACTTGAAAACCTGTGGGCTCCAGTTAATTTGTCATGTTATGCAAgaatttagaaaagaacaaaacaaacttAGAACATATGTTACTGag attctCCACAGCATCTTCTTTTTAGGGATCATTCATGAGGACTGTCTCACTCCTGAAGATATTTTAACTGCACAGACTGAGATTGTAAGACAGGAATTTCCAGAACCGTTTCGGAAATACAAGAGTCATTTACCAAAACGCACACCTTTCTCAGTATTGTTAGACATA aTGCAGCTTACATTGGGCACAAAAGAGAATATGAAGGAGAAGCTTTGCAGTCTAATGAAAAAGATGAAATTTCCTTATCCTCTGCATAAACCAGCAAACAAAAACCAGCGCTACTACACACTGGAATCCACCGTCATTTGCATTTGCTCCAATAGCCTGTACACATCTCAAGAATATGTTGGTGCTTCTCTGGGCTGTAGGACAGAAAAGGCCAAAAGTACTATGATATATTCCTCATGTATAAATGCATGGCATGAGTATGTGTCATATGCAGTAATGTCATTTGCACATCAGAAAGAGGGTGACAGTTTACAGTTTCATGAGTCTTTGCAATGCCAGGCGTACATCAGGAATTGGAAAGACAACACTTACAAGGAAATACAACCATGTATGAACTGTACACGTCTTTTCAATCTGCCAGAAGGTACAGAACAAGAACATTATCCTTATGGCAATTGTGCAGAGACAGAGTGCTTGAGCAAACTCCTGATGGATGATCAGTTCATGCGAGAGAATATAGAAATCAAGAATTATACAACTGACAAACTGAATATGTTAAAAGACCGCACTAGAGAACGGTTACGAGAGAAGCTTGCTTCCATACCTTCTCTCAGCGATATAAATAGAGATGATCTTCTCACACACGTAATGAACCCACACACGTAA